The Ovis canadensis isolate MfBH-ARS-UI-01 breed Bighorn chromosome 18, ARS-UI_OviCan_v2, whole genome shotgun sequence genome has a segment encoding these proteins:
- the NUDT14 gene encoding uridine diphosphate glucose pyrophosphatase NUDT14 isoform X2 has translation MERIEGAAVGRCAASPYLVPLTLHYRQNGTQKSWDFMKTHDSVTILMFNSSRRSLVLVKQFRPAVYAGEVERLFPGSLAAAEQDRPQALQVALPGSAGVTYELCAGLLDQPGLSLEEVACKEAWEECGYRLAPSDLRRVTSYKSGVGLTGSSQTMFYAEVTDAQRGGLGGGLAEEGELIEVVHLPLDGARAFAADPDVPKTLGVIFGISWFFSCVAPGLGLQ, from the exons ATGGAGCGCATCGAGGGGGCGGCCGTGGGCCGCTGCGCAGCCTCGCCGTACCTGGTGCCGCTCACGCTGCACTACCGCCAG AATGGCACCCAGAAATCGTGGGACTTCATGAAGACTCACGATAG cgtgACCATCCTCATGTTCAACTCTtcccggaggagcctggtgttggTGAAGCAGTTCCGGCCAG CCGTGTACGCTGGCGAGGTGGAGCGTCTCTTCCCGGGGTCCCTGGCCGCTGCGGAGCAGGACAGGCCCCAGGCACTGCAGGTGGCGCTGCCTGGCTCGGCGGGGGTCACCTACGAGCTGTGTGCCGGCCTCTTGGACCAGCCCGGGCTCTCGCTGGAGGAGGTGGCCTGCAAGGAGGCCTGGGAGGAGTGCGGCTACCGCCTGGCACCCTCTGACCTGCGCCGGGTGACCTCGTACAA GTCTGGCGTGGGACTGACTGGCTCCAGCCAGACCATGTTCTATGCGGAGGTGACGGATGCCCAGCGGGGCGGCCTGGGTGGGGGCCTGGCTGAGGAGGGAGAGCTCATCGAGGTGGTGCACCTGCCCCTGGACGGCGCCCGGGCCTTTGCGGCCGACCCGGATGTTCCCAAGACCCTCGGCGTGATCTTTGGTATCTCGTGGTTCTTCAGCTGCGTGGCCCCTGGCCTGGGTCTCCAGTGA
- the NUDT14 gene encoding uridine diphosphate glucose pyrophosphatase NUDT14 isoform X1 produces MKTHDSVTILMFNSSRRSLVLVKQFRPAVYAGEVERLFPGSLAAAEQDRPQALQVALPGSAGVTYELCAGLLDQPGLSLEEVACKEAWEECGYRLAPSDLRRVTSYKSGVGLTGSSQTMFYAEVTDAQRGGLGGGLAEEGELIEVVHLPLDGARAFAADPDVPKTLGVIFGISWFFSCVAPGLGLQ; encoded by the exons ATGAAGACTCACGATAG cgtgACCATCCTCATGTTCAACTCTtcccggaggagcctggtgttggTGAAGCAGTTCCGGCCAG CCGTGTACGCTGGCGAGGTGGAGCGTCTCTTCCCGGGGTCCCTGGCCGCTGCGGAGCAGGACAGGCCCCAGGCACTGCAGGTGGCGCTGCCTGGCTCGGCGGGGGTCACCTACGAGCTGTGTGCCGGCCTCTTGGACCAGCCCGGGCTCTCGCTGGAGGAGGTGGCCTGCAAGGAGGCCTGGGAGGAGTGCGGCTACCGCCTGGCACCCTCTGACCTGCGCCGGGTGACCTCGTACAA GTCTGGCGTGGGACTGACTGGCTCCAGCCAGACCATGTTCTATGCGGAGGTGACGGATGCCCAGCGGGGCGGCCTGGGTGGGGGCCTGGCTGAGGAGGGAGAGCTCATCGAGGTGGTGCACCTGCCCCTGGACGGCGCCCGGGCCTTTGCGGCCGACCCGGATGTTCCCAAGACCCTCGGCGTGATCTTTGGTATCTCGTGGTTCTTCAGCTGCGTGGCCCCTGGCCTGGGTCTCCAGTGA